Proteins co-encoded in one Marinomonas sp. IMCC 4694 genomic window:
- the pheS gene encoding phenylalanine--tRNA ligase subunit alpha yields MENLKQILADALSAVAASESESALDDVRVHYLGKKGALTALLKQLGNVSAEDRPKFGQLVNEAKDQVQEKITEHKAVLAAAALNAKLATETIDISLSGKGQEVGGLHPVTRTMERIETFFRGIGFDVAAGPEIEDDYHNFEALNIPAHHPARAMQDTFYFNPTTVLRTHTSPVQVRTMETSQPPIRIICPGRVYRCDSDQTHTPMFHQVEGLLIDENISFADLKGILQQFLNVFFEDDLKVRFRPSYFPFTEPSIEVDIMRTNSKGEESWLEVLGCGMVHPKVLEMSGIDSEKYTGFAFGMGVERFAMLRYKVDDLRMFFENDLRFLKQFK; encoded by the coding sequence ATGGAGAACCTAAAACAGATTCTTGCGGATGCGCTTAGCGCGGTCGCTGCGTCTGAAAGTGAGTCTGCGCTAGACGATGTTCGTGTGCATTATTTAGGCAAAAAAGGCGCACTAACGGCTTTGCTCAAACAGTTAGGCAATGTGTCTGCTGAAGACCGGCCGAAATTTGGTCAGCTTGTTAACGAGGCGAAAGACCAAGTTCAGGAAAAAATCACTGAACACAAAGCGGTGTTAGCTGCGGCAGCGTTGAATGCCAAGTTGGCGACAGAAACGATTGATATTTCTCTTTCTGGTAAAGGCCAAGAAGTGGGCGGTTTGCACCCAGTGACTCGAACTATGGAGCGTATTGAGACTTTTTTTCGTGGTATCGGTTTCGATGTGGCAGCAGGCCCAGAGATTGAAGACGACTACCATAACTTTGAAGCCTTAAACATTCCCGCGCACCATCCCGCGCGTGCTATGCAAGATACCTTCTATTTCAATCCAACCACTGTACTTAGAACCCATACATCTCCGGTTCAGGTGCGTACTATGGAAACCAGCCAACCGCCGATCCGCATTATTTGTCCGGGCCGAGTGTATCGTTGTGATTCAGACCAGACACATACTCCTATGTTTCATCAGGTCGAAGGTCTATTGATTGACGAGAATATTTCTTTTGCGGATCTGAAAGGCATCTTGCAACAGTTTTTAAATGTCTTTTTTGAAGATGACTTGAAAGTCCGCTTCCGCCCTAGTTATTTCCCCTTCACTGAACCTTCTATCGAAGTGGATATTATGCGTACCAACAGCAAGGGTGAAGAGTCATGGTTGGAAGTTTTAGGCTGTGGCATGGTTCACCCCAAGGTGCTTGAAATGTCAGGTATCGATTCTGAAAAATATACAGGTTTTGCCTTTGGTATGGGCGTTGAGCGTTTTGCCATGCTGCGCTACAAAGTAGACGACTTACGTATGTTTTTCGAGAATGATTTGCGCTTCCTTAAACAGTTCAAGTAA
- the pheT gene encoding phenylalanine--tRNA ligase subunit beta, with translation MKISENWLREWVNPNISSDDLVAQITLAGLEVDEVLPVASDFTGVVVGEITAAEPHPNADKLQVCQVFDGTETFQVVCGAPNARPGIKIPFAKIGAVLGADFKIKKAKLRQVESLGMLCSASELGLSDDHDGIMELPLTARAGEDFRAYLGLDDCIIDVDLTPNRSDCLSLAGLAREVSVLNKTDVTPVAIVPVAPGIDEVFPVRVESAESCPRYLGRVIRGVNVATTTPLWMVEKLRRSGVRSIDPIVDVTNYVMLELGQPMHAFDLANLSGSVVVRMAKQDEKITLLDGQGITLRDDTMVIADESTPLAIAGVMGGEGSGVQADTQDIFLESAFFAPLALAGKARSYGLHTDASHRYERGVDATLQEKAMERATALILEISGGQVGPITHVVNEAFLPAAAVVTLRRKKLDQYLALSIDKDLVTDILTRLGLEMVEVTDDAWTTKAPSHRFDIAIEADLIEEVARIYGYDNLPSSMPQAAVNFTPLSETKTQIQVLRSILVSQGYQEAVTYSFIDPVLSKQFLPNIEPVPLANPISADMGVMRPSLIPGLVKAYLYNQNRQQSRVRLFETGRRFIGSVDALADLDQQQQVAGLIAGTRHAEAWYHGSEKVDFYDLKAHVEALFALNDGGMPTFKRSECEFLHPGRSADLFIDEQFVGLMGELHPQLSKSLGANQPIYVFDIALDAVLNAKLPEYKAVSRFPEVRRDLALLVDRDVPVSALESVISATAGDAFKGVLVFDVYQGQGIDESKKSVALGLTWQHPSHTLSDEEVNNSVELAVAALSEQLGAVVRG, from the coding sequence ATGAAGATTAGTGAAAATTGGCTAAGAGAGTGGGTCAATCCAAACATCAGTAGCGATGATTTGGTGGCTCAAATTACATTGGCTGGCCTTGAAGTAGATGAAGTTTTGCCTGTTGCCTCCGATTTTACGGGCGTGGTAGTCGGTGAGATTACGGCAGCTGAGCCTCATCCTAATGCCGACAAGTTGCAAGTCTGTCAGGTATTTGATGGTACGGAAACATTTCAAGTTGTTTGTGGTGCGCCCAATGCGCGTCCCGGCATTAAAATTCCGTTTGCAAAAATTGGCGCCGTACTTGGCGCAGATTTTAAAATTAAAAAAGCCAAACTTCGTCAAGTCGAATCGTTGGGTATGCTGTGCTCCGCTTCTGAGCTGGGCTTAAGCGATGATCACGATGGCATTATGGAATTACCTCTTACAGCGCGCGCGGGCGAAGATTTTCGTGCTTACTTAGGGCTTGACGATTGCATCATTGATGTTGATCTAACGCCTAACCGCAGTGATTGCTTGAGCTTGGCAGGTCTTGCTCGCGAAGTGAGTGTTTTGAATAAAACCGACGTGACACCGGTAGCAATAGTGCCAGTGGCCCCGGGTATTGACGAAGTTTTTCCTGTGCGAGTGGAGTCAGCAGAAAGCTGTCCTCGTTATCTTGGTCGTGTCATTCGTGGCGTCAATGTCGCAACAACGACGCCATTGTGGATGGTGGAAAAATTACGCCGTAGTGGGGTGCGTTCCATCGACCCTATTGTTGATGTGACCAATTATGTGATGCTTGAATTGGGCCAGCCAATGCATGCTTTTGACTTGGCTAACTTGTCAGGTTCTGTTGTTGTGCGTATGGCAAAGCAGGATGAAAAAATCACCTTGCTAGACGGTCAAGGCATAACGCTCCGTGACGACACCATGGTGATTGCGGATGAAAGTACTCCCTTGGCCATTGCTGGTGTTATGGGAGGAGAGGGGTCTGGTGTTCAGGCTGATACTCAAGATATTTTCTTAGAAAGTGCGTTTTTTGCGCCACTGGCGTTAGCGGGTAAAGCGCGTTCATACGGTTTGCACACAGACGCGTCACATCGTTACGAGCGTGGCGTTGATGCGACATTGCAAGAAAAAGCCATGGAACGAGCTACGGCGCTCATCTTAGAAATTTCCGGTGGTCAAGTTGGCCCAATCACACACGTGGTGAATGAGGCGTTTTTGCCTGCTGCTGCGGTAGTGACATTGCGCCGCAAAAAGCTCGATCAGTATCTGGCCTTGTCGATTGATAAAGACTTGGTGACGGACATTTTGACACGTCTTGGTTTAGAAATGGTAGAAGTCACTGATGACGCTTGGACGACCAAAGCGCCGTCTCATCGCTTTGACATTGCCATCGAAGCGGATTTGATCGAAGAAGTAGCGCGCATATACGGCTACGATAATTTGCCGTCTTCTATGCCTCAAGCCGCCGTTAATTTTACGCCGCTGTCTGAGACAAAAACGCAGATTCAAGTACTACGTTCTATCTTAGTGTCGCAAGGGTACCAAGAAGCGGTGACGTACAGTTTCATTGATCCTGTGTTGAGCAAGCAATTTTTGCCAAACATCGAGCCAGTGCCTTTAGCGAATCCTATTTCTGCTGACATGGGCGTAATGCGTCCCAGTCTGATACCAGGTTTGGTGAAAGCCTACCTTTATAACCAAAATCGCCAGCAATCGCGTGTGCGTTTGTTTGAAACGGGGCGTCGCTTTATCGGCTCGGTGGATGCCTTGGCGGATTTGGATCAGCAGCAGCAAGTGGCGGGCTTAATTGCTGGTACGCGACATGCTGAAGCGTGGTATCACGGCAGTGAAAAGGTCGATTTCTATGACCTTAAAGCGCACGTCGAAGCGTTGTTTGCATTAAACGATGGTGGTATGCCGACCTTTAAACGCTCTGAGTGTGAATTTTTACATCCAGGCCGTTCAGCAGACCTTTTCATCGATGAGCAATTTGTTGGTTTGATGGGAGAGCTTCACCCGCAATTATCTAAATCGTTAGGGGCAAACCAACCGATTTACGTCTTTGACATTGCGCTTGATGCGGTCCTTAACGCTAAACTTCCTGAATACAAAGCTGTTTCTCGATTCCCAGAAGTGCGTCGTGATTTGGCTTTATTGGTTGATCGTGATGTGCCGGTAAGTGCGTTGGAGTCAGTGATTTCAGCTACCGCGGGTGACGCGTTCAAAGGTGTGTTGGTTTTTGATGTTTATCAAGGCCAAGGTATTGATGAATCGAAAAAAAGTGTCGCCTTGGGCTTGACGTGGCAGCATCCTTCACACACTCTTAGTGATGAAGAAGTAAATAATTCTGTCGAGCTCGCTGTGGCTGCATTGTCTGAGCAGTTGGGAGCCGTTGTAAGGGGGTAG
- a CDS encoding integration host factor subunit alpha has translation MGSLTKADLAENLVDSIGLTKKDAKDLVEGFFDVVRHSLVERQQVKLSGFGNFEVREKSQRPGRNPKTGEEIPISARTVVTFRPGQKLKSKVEDYMQE, from the coding sequence ATGGGGTCGTTGACAAAAGCGGACCTTGCTGAAAATTTAGTCGACTCTATTGGTTTGACTAAAAAAGATGCCAAAGACCTAGTTGAAGGTTTTTTTGATGTGGTTAGGCATTCTCTTGTTGAAAGGCAGCAAGTTAAATTGTCGGGTTTTGGCAATTTTGAAGTGCGTGAGAAAAGTCAGCGCCCTGGTAGAAACCCTAAAACAGGAGAAGAAATTCCTATTTCGGCTCGCACTGTCGTGACGTTTCGTCCTGGTCAAAAGCTGAAATCGAAAGTTGAAGATTACATGCAGGAATAG
- a CDS encoding YqiA/YcfP family alpha/beta fold hydrolase, which yields MSLGNHHGLLLFDKGDELIDYRETVRLLPDIQTLIFEGGSHRFDHIDESLDAIQQYANRLSLVLGFGES from the coding sequence ATGTCGTTGGGAAATCATCATGGGCTTCTTCTGTTCGATAAGGGTGACGAGCTTATTGATTACAGAGAAACCGTGCGGTTATTACCTGATATACAGACGTTGATATTCGAGGGTGGATCGCATCGTTTTGATCACATCGACGAATCTTTAGATGCTATTCAGCAATACGCAAATAGGCTGTCTTTAGTATTGGGATTTGGGGAAAGCTAA
- a CDS encoding type I restriction-modification system subunit M: MTILPTLPRFVQGETAPMEQAQHMEPIDVTTTPDTPVKATSKKKSPAKKKAIKGFEETLWDTANQLRGSVESSEYKHIVLSLVFLKFISDKFEARRKKMLDDGQEAFIEMKEFYQQDNIFYLPEDTRWSFIKARAKQDNIAVLIDTALSTIEKNNPSLKGALPDNYFTRQELEVKKLASLIDTVENIDTLANECDTTEEDLVGRVYEYFLGKFAATEGKGGGEFYTPKSVVTLLAQMLEPYQGKVYDPCCGSGGMFVQSLKFIQQHEGRSKDIAIYGQELTGTTYKLAKMNLAVRGLSGNLGEKSADTFFADQHKDLKADYIMANPPFNLKDWRDEAELTDDPRFAGYRTPPTGNANYAWILHMLSKLSETGTAGFVLANGSMSTNTSGEGEIRQQLIENDRIECMIALPGQLFYTTQIPVCLWFMSKDKTVNSDKGFRNRQTETLFIDAREMGSMISRVHKELTVDELNRIADTFHAWRSSDEALQKRVASGDCKVTKYQDQAGFCKSVTIEDIKANDYVLTPGRYVGAADIEDDGIPFETKMRELSQTLYRQMNQAEELDKAIRSNLEALGYGE, translated from the coding sequence TTGACTATTCTGCCCACTTTACCCCGTTTTGTACAAGGCGAAACCGCGCCAATGGAGCAAGCCCAGCACATGGAACCGATAGACGTCACCACAACCCCAGATACCCCTGTAAAAGCCACTTCAAAGAAGAAAAGTCCTGCTAAAAAGAAAGCGATAAAAGGTTTTGAAGAAACCCTTTGGGACACGGCGAATCAATTACGCGGCAGTGTCGAATCCTCCGAATATAAGCACATTGTGTTGAGTCTGGTGTTTTTGAAATTCATCAGCGATAAGTTCGAAGCGCGTCGCAAGAAGATGCTCGACGATGGCCAAGAAGCCTTTATTGAGATGAAAGAGTTTTACCAGCAAGACAATATCTTCTATCTGCCAGAAGACACTCGTTGGAGTTTTATTAAAGCGCGTGCCAAGCAAGACAACATTGCTGTGCTGATCGACACCGCCTTGTCCACCATTGAAAAGAACAACCCAAGCCTAAAAGGCGCTTTACCAGACAACTACTTCACTCGCCAAGAACTGGAAGTGAAAAAGCTCGCCTCCTTGATCGACACCGTTGAAAACATCGACACGCTGGCCAATGAGTGCGACACCACAGAAGAAGATTTGGTGGGTCGTGTGTACGAATACTTCCTCGGTAAATTTGCCGCCACAGAAGGCAAGGGCGGTGGCGAATTCTATACACCAAAGTCCGTGGTGACCTTATTGGCGCAAATGCTCGAACCTTATCAAGGCAAGGTGTATGACCCCTGTTGTGGTTCTGGCGGTATGTTTGTGCAGTCCCTGAAATTTATCCAGCAGCACGAAGGCCGCAGTAAAGACATCGCCATTTACGGTCAAGAACTCACGGGTACTACGTACAAACTGGCGAAGATGAACCTGGCAGTACGAGGCTTGTCTGGCAATTTGGGTGAGAAATCCGCTGATACCTTTTTTGCCGATCAGCACAAAGACCTCAAAGCCGATTACATCATGGCCAATCCGCCGTTTAACTTAAAAGACTGGCGCGACGAAGCTGAGTTAACCGACGACCCGCGTTTTGCAGGCTACCGTACGCCGCCCACTGGCAACGCCAACTACGCGTGGATATTACACATGCTGTCCAAGCTGAGCGAAACCGGCACCGCAGGCTTTGTCTTAGCCAATGGATCTATGAGTACTAATACCTCGGGCGAAGGCGAAATACGCCAGCAGTTGATCGAAAACGACCGCATCGAATGCATGATCGCCTTGCCGGGGCAATTGTTCTACACCACGCAAATTCCCGTGTGTTTGTGGTTTATGTCGAAAGACAAAACCGTTAACAGCGACAAAGGCTTCCGTAACCGCCAAACTGAAACCTTGTTTATCGATGCCCGCGAAATGGGCTCTATGATCAGCCGTGTACACAAAGAACTCACAGTAGACGAATTAAACCGCATCGCCGACACCTTCCATGCCTGGCGCAGCAGCGACGAGGCCTTGCAAAAGCGAGTCGCAAGCGGCGATTGCAAAGTTACTAAATACCAAGACCAAGCTGGCTTCTGCAAATCTGTCACCATCGAAGACATCAAAGCCAACGACTACGTACTGACACCGGGTAGATACGTGGGCGCAGCGGACATCGAAGACGACGGTATTCCTTTTGAAACCAAAATGCGTGAACTCAGCCAAACCCTCTACCGCCAAATGAACCAAGCCGAAGAACTGGATAAAGCCATTCGCAGTAACTTGGAGGCGTTGGGTTATGGGGAGTGA
- a CDS encoding restriction endonuclease subunit S yields MGSEIQEFRLEDCMEAIIDYRGKTPKKTNSGIPLITAKIIKNGRIQPVGEFIAEDDYEAWMTRGFPKAGDIVLTTEAPLGEVAQLDGKKIALAQRVITLRGKQGLLDNDYLLFLMQSRDVQHQLDGRGTGSTVKGIKQSELRELILRFPSIDKQKKIAQHLTSIDHKIALNREINQTLEQMAQALFKSWFVDFDPVIDNALDAGFFDAATNSELDSLPPALIARAELRKTARASDGFQALPDHVRQLFPSAFEDSQEPSVGVNGWVPMGWEVTKLENLIGIKHGYAFKGEYFSENATNDILLTPGNVKVGGGFKSDKYKFYSGPLVSDYIFKAGDIFVNMTDLSKASDTLGYPSVVPNYEGLTFHHNQRLGKVSFSDHPCATKEFIYQTLCSNNYRNSVLGSATGTTVKHTAPKKILSYILVCSRVGSIEKIFNEQAGALMQKTYENESSSRVLSKLRDTLLPKLISGELRLDSPEVTQAKALVDAE; encoded by the coding sequence ATGGGGAGTGAAATACAAGAATTTCGATTGGAAGATTGCATGGAAGCCATCATCGACTATCGAGGAAAAACGCCTAAGAAAACAAACTCTGGAATACCTTTAATTACTGCAAAAATAATTAAAAATGGTCGTATTCAGCCAGTCGGTGAATTTATTGCTGAAGATGATTATGAAGCTTGGATGACGAGAGGTTTTCCAAAGGCTGGAGATATAGTTTTAACAACGGAAGCGCCTTTGGGTGAAGTCGCTCAATTGGATGGTAAAAAGATTGCTTTAGCGCAAAGAGTTATTACGTTAAGAGGGAAGCAAGGATTATTGGATAATGATTATCTTTTATTCTTAATGCAATCAAGAGATGTTCAGCACCAACTTGATGGAAGAGGCACTGGTAGTACAGTAAAAGGCATAAAACAATCTGAATTAAGAGAGTTAATACTTCGATTTCCGTCTATTGATAAGCAAAAGAAAATTGCTCAACATTTAACTTCGATAGATCATAAAATCGCTCTCAATCGCGAAATCAACCAAACCCTAGAACAAATGGCGCAGGCCTTGTTTAAGTCTTGGTTTGTGGATTTTGACCCTGTCATCGACAACGCGTTAGACGCTGGCTTTTTTGATGCGGCAACCAACAGCGAATTAGACAGCCTTCCACCGGCTTTAATTGCCCGTGCTGAATTACGCAAAACCGCCCGCGCCAGCGATGGCTTCCAAGCCTTACCAGACCACGTTCGTCAGCTTTTCCCAAGTGCATTTGAAGACAGCCAAGAACCCAGTGTTGGAGTTAATGGCTGGGTGCCCATGGGGTGGGAAGTTACTAAGCTTGAAAACCTTATTGGTATTAAGCATGGATATGCATTTAAAGGCGAATATTTTAGCGAGAATGCTACTAACGATATACTACTTACACCGGGTAATGTGAAGGTTGGAGGGGGGTTTAAATCGGATAAGTATAAGTTTTATTCAGGTCCATTAGTCAGCGATTACATATTTAAAGCAGGGGATATATTCGTAAATATGACAGATTTGAGTAAGGCGAGTGATACGCTTGGATATCCATCAGTTGTTCCTAATTATGAAGGACTTACTTTTCATCATAATCAACGATTGGGTAAAGTTTCCTTTTCTGATCACCCTTGCGCTACGAAGGAGTTTATTTATCAGACATTATGTTCCAATAATTACCGAAATTCAGTATTAGGTAGTGCTACGGGAACAACTGTAAAACATACAGCACCTAAGAAAATACTTAGCTATATATTAGTTTGTAGCAGAGTGGGCTCTATAGAAAAGATATTTAATGAACAAGCTGGTGCGTTGATGCAAAAAACATATGAGAATGAATCTAGTTCTAGAGTACTTTCTAAACTTCGAGACACTTTATTGCCCAAACTCATTTCAGGTGAGTTGCGTTTAGATTCACCAGAAGTCACGCAAGCCAAGGCGTTGGTGGACGCAGAATAA
- a CDS encoding type I restriction endonuclease subunit R — protein sequence MGSMFTEAKLEQAIIDLLGEQGYPHVLGQNIDRAEPSQVLIVDDVRAYLSRQYQADGITDNEIDSIIRQLSALPASDLYQSNKTFSAWLTNGFLLKREDRNQKDLYIELIDTRHLNETLAQLFATPKDLAKVAEGKVHYLPSAGKASSSHNVYKMVNQLEIEGVDGQMRIPDGILYVNGLPLVVFEFKSAVRENNATIHDAWQQICIRYQRDIPQLFVYNALCIISDGVNNKLGNVFAPYEFYYAWRKETGYESAEKDGINSLYTMLHGLFYPTRLLDVIKNFVFFPDTNKKEVKIGCRYPQYYAARKLYFNILKERKPLGSGKGGTYFGATGCGKSYTMQFLCRLLMKSIDFASPTIVLITDRTDLDDQLAKQFTGATAYIGDDTVVSVTSRADLREKLQGIKSGGVFLTTIHKFTEDLQRLSDRTNIICISDEAHRSQVNLDKKTVIKYSEGKAISMKETYGFAKYLHDSLPNATYVGFTGTPIDATLDVFGQAIDSYTMTEAVNDEITVRIVYEGRAAKVFLDNSKLKEVEEYYEVCAAEGSSEHQIEESKKASANMNAILGDPDRIAALAKDFVAHYESRVAEGATVKGKAMFVCANREIAYDFYKAVKVLRPDWFEKRLTSDHSRALTEKEQETLLLLEKVQMVMSQGDNDTAELYALVGKKEHRKELDRQFKNPLSNFKIAIVVDMWLTGFDVPELDTIYIDKPLQKHNLIQTISRVNRKLEGKEKALVVDYIGIKSRMNQALAQYSKADTTSMEDVNVSVVEVKNHLDLLKQMFHGFDVSGYLSGEPKAQLQCLNLAAEFILQTKKGENRFMGLVKRLKAAYDVCCGSERINQNERDLIHFYIAVRSIIFKLTKGDAPDTAQMNARVRELIAEALRADGVEEIFTIGEAKADAIDIFDEDYLARINKIKLPNTKIQLLQKLLQKAIGDFKKVNQVKGMDFSKRFEALVEHYNERRDEDVLNGEEFDTFSQEMTDMVYAMAEEMGSFADLGIDMEEKAFYDILEHMRKKYEFTYDNDKMLELAKTMKTIVDDVAKYPDFAKRDDIKATLKVDLILLLHKYGFPPVANDDVYKSVLEQAENYKKYRG from the coding sequence ATGGGTTCAATGTTTACTGAAGCAAAGCTAGAGCAAGCCATTATCGATTTGCTGGGCGAGCAGGGTTATCCGCATGTGTTGGGTCAGAACATAGACCGAGCGGAGCCGTCTCAGGTGTTAATCGTCGATGATGTGCGCGCGTATTTATCTCGTCAATATCAGGCGGACGGCATTACTGACAACGAGATCGATTCGATCATTCGTCAGTTAAGCGCCTTGCCCGCCAGTGATTTGTACCAAAGCAATAAAACCTTCAGCGCTTGGTTAACCAATGGTTTTTTGCTCAAGCGGGAAGACCGCAACCAAAAAGACTTGTACATCGAGTTGATCGATACCCGCCACCTGAATGAAACATTGGCTCAGTTATTTGCCACTCCGAAAGACCTCGCTAAGGTAGCGGAAGGTAAGGTGCATTATTTGCCGTCGGCCGGGAAAGCGTCTTCCAGCCATAATGTTTATAAGATGGTGAACCAGCTGGAGATTGAAGGGGTAGACGGCCAGATGCGCATTCCCGATGGCATCTTGTATGTGAATGGCTTGCCGCTGGTGGTGTTTGAATTTAAATCAGCAGTTAGAGAAAACAACGCCACGATTCACGATGCTTGGCAACAAATCTGTATTCGTTACCAGCGGGATATTCCCCAACTGTTTGTTTACAACGCCTTGTGCATCATCAGTGATGGGGTGAATAACAAGCTGGGTAATGTGTTTGCGCCCTATGAGTTTTATTACGCATGGCGCAAAGAAACGGGGTATGAATCGGCCGAGAAAGACGGTATCAATTCGCTTTATACGATGCTCCACGGCTTGTTTTATCCTACTCGATTGTTGGATGTGATTAAGAACTTTGTCTTCTTCCCAGACACTAATAAAAAAGAAGTAAAAATCGGTTGTCGCTACCCGCAGTATTACGCCGCTCGTAAACTCTATTTTAATATTCTTAAAGAACGCAAACCCCTAGGCTCCGGCAAAGGCGGCACTTATTTTGGTGCGACGGGTTGTGGCAAGAGTTACACCATGCAGTTCTTGTGTCGCTTGCTGATGAAAAGCATCGACTTCGCCAGCCCGACCATAGTCTTGATTACCGATCGAACCGACTTAGACGACCAGCTTGCCAAACAGTTTACCGGGGCGACCGCCTACATTGGCGACGACACCGTGGTGTCTGTGACCAGCCGAGCCGATTTGCGCGAGAAGCTGCAAGGCATCAAAAGCGGCGGGGTGTTTTTAACCACGATTCATAAGTTCACCGAAGATTTACAGCGGTTGTCGGATCGTACCAACATCATTTGCATTTCAGACGAGGCTCATCGTTCGCAAGTGAATCTCGACAAAAAAACCGTGATCAAATACAGCGAAGGTAAAGCCATTTCGATGAAAGAAACCTACGGCTTTGCTAAATATTTGCACGACTCCTTGCCGAACGCCACTTACGTGGGTTTCACCGGCACGCCCATAGACGCCACGCTGGACGTATTTGGCCAAGCCATCGACAGCTACACCATGACCGAAGCAGTGAACGACGAAATCACCGTGCGCATTGTTTATGAAGGCCGCGCTGCGAAAGTTTTTTTAGACAACAGCAAACTTAAAGAAGTGGAAGAATACTATGAGGTGTGTGCCGCGGAGGGATCCAGCGAGCATCAAATAGAAGAAAGTAAAAAAGCCTCGGCCAACATGAATGCCATCTTAGGTGACCCAGATCGCATCGCGGCTTTGGCAAAAGATTTTGTTGCCCACTATGAAAGCCGAGTTGCCGAAGGGGCCACAGTCAAAGGCAAGGCCATGTTTGTCTGCGCCAACCGTGAGATCGCCTACGACTTTTACAAGGCCGTCAAAGTTCTTCGCCCCGATTGGTTTGAAAAGCGCCTCACCTCAGACCACAGCCGAGCCTTAACCGAAAAAGAACAAGAAACGCTGTTGCTTTTGGAAAAAGTGCAAATGGTCATGTCCCAAGGAGACAATGACACCGCTGAACTGTATGCGCTGGTGGGCAAAAAAGAACACCGCAAAGAGCTGGACCGACAATTTAAGAACCCGCTGTCCAACTTCAAAATCGCCATCGTCGTAGACATGTGGCTAACCGGCTTTGATGTGCCTGAGCTGGACACCATTTACATTGATAAACCACTGCAAAAACACAACCTGATTCAAACCATTTCCCGCGTTAACCGTAAATTGGAAGGCAAAGAGAAAGCCTTGGTGGTGGATTACATTGGCATTAAATCTCGGATGAACCAAGCCTTAGCGCAATACTCCAAAGCGGATACCACCAGCATGGAAGACGTGAATGTGTCTGTGGTGGAAGTAAAAAACCACCTAGATTTGCTCAAGCAAATGTTTCATGGTTTTGATGTGTCGGGCTATCTTAGTGGCGAACCCAAAGCGCAATTGCAATGCTTAAACTTAGCCGCCGAATTCATCTTGCAAACCAAAAAGGGCGAAAACCGCTTTATGGGCTTAGTGAAACGCCTAAAAGCCGCTTACGACGTGTGCTGTGGTAGTGAGCGAATTAATCAAAACGAACGGGATTTGATTCACTTCTACATTGCGGTGCGCTCGATTATCTTCAAGCTCACCAAAGGCGACGCGCCAGATACTGCACAAATGAATGCCCGTGTACGCGAGCTGATTGCCGAAGCTTTGCGTGCCGATGGGGTAGAGGAGATCTTCACCATAGGCGAAGCAAAAGCCGATGCCATTGATATTTTCGATGAAGACTACCTAGCGCGCATCAATAAAATCAAACTGCCCAATACCAAGATACAACTGCTGCAAAAGCTCCTACAAAAAGCCATTGGCGACTTTAAGAAGGTCAACCAAGTAAAAGGCATGGACTTCTCAAAACGCTTTGAAGCCTTGGTAGAACACTATAACGAGCGACGTGACGAAGACGTATTAAACGGAGAAGAGTTCGACACCTTCAGCCAAGAAATGACCGACATGGTCTACGCCATGGCTGAAGAAATGGGCTCCTTCGCCGACTTGGGCATCGACATGGAAGAAAAAGCCTTTTACGACATCCTCGAACACATGCGTAAAAAATACGAATTCACCTACGACAACGACAAAATGCTCGAACTCGCCAAAACCATGAAAACCATCGTCGACGACGTCGCCAAATACCCCGACTTCGCCAAACGCGACGACATAAAAGCCACACTCAAAGTTGACCTAATACTCCTACTGCACAAATACGGCTTCCCACCCGTTGCCAACGACGACGTATACAAAAGCGTGCTGGAGCAGGCCGAGAACTATAAGAAATATCGGGGGTGA
- the hpaR gene encoding homoprotocatechuate degradation operon regulator HpaR, translating to MKRLEDSLTLQLLRARESSMAFFRPVLQKAGFTEQQWRVLRVLNDHKELEAKQLAELCCILSPSLTRIITRFEEDDLLIRKKSLTDQRIALLSLTPKANKIVTEFRPEVDASYQRIIEKLGEDKMKELSRLLNDIIALDSTSN from the coding sequence ATGAAAAGATTAGAAGACTCCCTGACATTACAGTTATTACGAGCACGAGAGTCCTCCATGGCTTTTTTTCGTCCGGTATTACAAAAGGCCGGCTTTACCGAACAACAATGGCGGGTTTTACGAGTTTTAAATGACCACAAAGAGCTCGAAGCAAAGCAGTTAGCGGAGCTGTGCTGCATTCTCAGCCCCAGCCTAACGCGGATCATCACGCGTTTTGAAGAAGACGACCTCTTAATTCGTAAGAAGTCTCTTACAGATCAACGTATAGCACTGCTGTCGCTGACCCCCAAGGCCAATAAAATTGTTACAGAATTTCGTCCAGAAGTAGATGCATCGTACCAGCGAATCATTGAAAAATTGGGCGAAGACAAAATGAAAGAACTAAGTCGACTATTAAACGACATCATCGCGCTAGACAGCACCTCTAATTAA